From the genome of Halictus rubicundus isolate RS-2024b chromosome 2, iyHalRubi1_principal, whole genome shotgun sequence, one region includes:
- the LOC143363112 gene encoding E3 SUMO-protein ligase NSE2 — protein sequence MTQSQQVVEELHDCYTQTAANIISYFGEQEVKDKLKELRDIVQNHCILDKKLKSVEEIKDRLLNLYDDDECNIETIIQEYKNAISEINTNTSTNNNRLVVFDRHVEALLGDTEDNEDDKDTEMQLTGGYINVIDPISKKRIVDPVKNTVCGHTYDNETITEILKLNKKTRCPVIGCKSTEFVKRENLRVDIVTKTYLERNPA from the exons ATGACACAGTCTCAACAAGTGGTTGAAGAATTACACGATTGTTATACACAAACAGCTGCCAATATAATTTCTTATTTCG GAGAACAAGAAGTAAAGGACAAATTAAAAGAACTTAGAGATATTGTGCAAAATCATTGcattttagataaaaaattgaaGTCGGTAGAAGAAATCAAAGATCGCTTGTTAAATTTATATGACGATGATGAATGTAATATAGAAACCATTATACAA GAATATAAGAATGCTATATCCGAGATTAATACCAATACATCtactaataataatagattGGTAGTTTTCGATAGGCACGTAGAAGCCCTATTAG GTGACACAGAAGACAATGAAGATGACAAGGATACAGAAATGCAATTAACTGGAGGTTACATAAATGTAATTGATCCAATTTCTAAAAAGAGGATCGTAGATCCTGTGAAAAATACTGTATGTGGACATACCTATGATAATGAAACCATcacagaaatattgaaattaaacaaaaagactAG GTGTCCCGTTATAGGTTGTAAGAGTACAGAGTTTGTGAAACGTGAAAATCTTCGTGTAGATATTGTAACAAAAACATATCTTGAAAGAAATCCTGCTTAA
- the LOC143363208 gene encoding uncharacterized protein LOC143363208 isoform X1 translates to MFIPTFILIVLIFSCGKARCIIDGLCADSNNWEPFLYMSKDLDGSPNYDVTHWVRQLHLQQCAFVEIGEGFCALFVELRSIPSESEVLDNSGVGEFFLGICPCLILHSWTLCSSELSRRRKVDCTFVEATPYSNTSARVHRRLCDVTLLGDNAPGCNCSNSLAGHRLHKTTGFPTCFLNPLPESLCSPRGVCGVARCSATTIQGIHTPQCASNCHQRQPVMLLCYYKFCEEIGPWSSIPAKMNSLWSRWSSPKCNNTCGRGYMVAVTSCQDQVTGEPAIDCIGPGSFCCPDSFGKCYCEVNTVDGIMRAARFTEPCVSTEGCTKSDAGTFTFEGEYDPSGSADFDQAYENDDSERFEDTLFYSESVRPSPRRLLRVHIANEEYELRENRSPNKNLKNTGRYRPNARGRLDEYTDYTEEEDDDDDGTGDDSNIGDEGDTDDVEDDEEDEEEIGLRGPSKGRHRPRKRAREPRSDYKAIAFESKREVDEPDREGAMQIASAEDDCDDESTEPLQYYDYDSSGNRLYGLQTKFAMKLATLNILLWFIWS, encoded by the exons ATGTTTATACCTACGTTTATATTAATAGTACTAATTTTCTCGTGTGGAAAGGCTCGGTGCATCATTGATGGACTCTGCGCGGACAGCAACAATTGGGAACCGTTTCTGTACATGTCCAAAGACCTGGACGGCTCACCAAATTATGACGTAACGCATTGGGTGCGCCAATTACATCTGCAACAGTGTGCTTTCGTAGAAATCGGAGAAGGATTTTGTGCT tTGTTCGTGGAATTGCGTAGTATTCCTTCTGAATCCGAGGTCCTTGATAATTCCGGCGTGGGCGAATTTTTCCTCGGGATTTGTCCTTGCCTGATACTTCACTCCTGGACTTTGTGCTCGTCTGAGCTGTCAAGACGAAGGAAGGTTGATTGCACTTTCGTCGAGGCTACACCATACTCGAACACGAGTGCAAGGGTGCATAGGCGATTATGCGATGTAACATTGCTCGGCGACAATGCTCCCGGTTGCAACTGCTCCAATTCGCTGGCTGGCCACCGGTTACATAAAACAACAG GATTCCCCACGTGTTTTTTAAATCCTTTACCCGAGTCCTTGTGTTCGCCACGTGGTGTTTGCGGCGTCGCGCGATGTTCCGCAACGACCATACAGGGAATACACACGCCACAATGTGCTTCGAACTGTCATCAGAGACAGCCAGtaatgttattatgttattataaA TTCTGCGAAGAAATTGGTCCATGGTCTTCGATTCCGGCGAAAATGAATTCTTTATGGTCACGATGGTCATCCCCGAAGTGCAATAACACTTGTGGCAGAGGATATATGGTTGCTGTTACGTCGTGCCAAGACCAAGTAac AGGCGAGCCTGCCATAGACTGCATTGGGCCGGGATCATTTTG CTGTCCGGATAGCTTCGGTAAATGTTACTGCGAGGTAAACACGGTCGACGGAATTATGAGAGCGGCCAGGTTCACAGAACCTTGCGTTTCTACCGAAGGGTGTACCAAAAGCGACGCTGGAACGTTCACTTTCGAAGGAGAGTACGATCCAAGCGGCAGTGCCGACTTCGACCAAGCTTACGAGAACGATGATAGCGAGAGATTCGAAG ACACGCTTTTCTACTCGGAGTCGGTTAGACCATCACCGCGTCGCCTCCTGCGAGTTCATATCGCCAACGAAGAGTACGAGCTACGCGAAAATAGATCGCCGAATAAGAACTTGAAAAACACCGGGAGATATCGTCCAAACGCAAGGGGTCGGTTGGACGAGTATACCGATTACACTGAAGAggaggacgacgacgatgacgggACCGGTGACGACAGCAACATCGGTGACGAGGGGGACACCGACGACGTTGAAGACGAcgaggaagacgaagaggag ATCGGTCTCAGAGGCCCTTCGAAGGGTCGTCATAGACCCAGGAAACGAGCTCGGGAACCGAGGTCCGATTACAAGGCAATTGCTTTCGAGAGTAAACGAGAAGTCGATGAACCCGACAGGGAAGGGGCAATGCAGATCGCATCCGCCGAGGACGACTGTGACGACGAATCCACGGAACCGCTGCAATATTACGATTATG ATTCCAGTGGAAATAGATTGTATGGGTTGCAAACTAAATTCGCCATGAAGCTGGCAACGCTGAATATTTTGCTCTGGTTCATCTGgtcttaa
- the LOC143363208 gene encoding uncharacterized protein LOC143363208 isoform X2 has translation MFIPTFILIVLIFSCGKARCIIDGLCADSNNWEPFLYMSKDLDGSPNYDVTHWVRQLHLQQCAFVEIGEGFCALFVELRSIPSESEVLDNSGVGEFFLGICPCLILHSWTLCSSELSRRRKVDCTFVEATPYSNTSARVHRRLCDVTLLGDNAPGCNCSNSLAGHRLHKTTGFPTCFLNPLPESLCSPRGVCGVARCSATTIQGIHTPQCASNCHQRQPVMLLCYYKFCEEIGPWSSIPAKMNSLWSRWSSPKCNNTCGRGYMVAVTSCQDQRRACHRLHWAGIILVSQNISLEVTLNSLSMMKGVNFSSCPDSFGKCYCEVNTVDGIMRAARFTEPCVSTEGCTKSDAGTFTFEGEYDPSGSADFDQAYENDDSERFEDTLFYSESVRPSPRRLLRVHIANEEYELRENRSPNKNLKNTGRYRPNARGRLDEYTDYTEEEDDDDDGTGDDSNIGDEGDTDDVEDDEEDEEEVKTDSPQYYDYDSSGNRLYGLQTKFAMKLATLNILLWFIWS, from the exons ATGTTTATACCTACGTTTATATTAATAGTACTAATTTTCTCGTGTGGAAAGGCTCGGTGCATCATTGATGGACTCTGCGCGGACAGCAACAATTGGGAACCGTTTCTGTACATGTCCAAAGACCTGGACGGCTCACCAAATTATGACGTAACGCATTGGGTGCGCCAATTACATCTGCAACAGTGTGCTTTCGTAGAAATCGGAGAAGGATTTTGTGCT tTGTTCGTGGAATTGCGTAGTATTCCTTCTGAATCCGAGGTCCTTGATAATTCCGGCGTGGGCGAATTTTTCCTCGGGATTTGTCCTTGCCTGATACTTCACTCCTGGACTTTGTGCTCGTCTGAGCTGTCAAGACGAAGGAAGGTTGATTGCACTTTCGTCGAGGCTACACCATACTCGAACACGAGTGCAAGGGTGCATAGGCGATTATGCGATGTAACATTGCTCGGCGACAATGCTCCCGGTTGCAACTGCTCCAATTCGCTGGCTGGCCACCGGTTACATAAAACAACAG GATTCCCCACGTGTTTTTTAAATCCTTTACCCGAGTCCTTGTGTTCGCCACGTGGTGTTTGCGGCGTCGCGCGATGTTCCGCAACGACCATACAGGGAATACACACGCCACAATGTGCTTCGAACTGTCATCAGAGACAGCCAGtaatgttattatgttattataaA TTCTGCGAAGAAATTGGTCCATGGTCTTCGATTCCGGCGAAAATGAATTCTTTATGGTCACGATGGTCATCCCCGAAGTGCAATAACACTTGTGGCAGAGGATATATGGTTGCTGTTACGTCGTGCCAAGACCAA AGGCGAGCCTGCCATAGACTGCATTGGGCCGGGATCATTTTGGTGAGCCAGAACATCTCCCTGGAGGTTACCTTGAATTCCTTGTCCATGATGAAAGGTGTGAACTTTTCCAGCTGTCCGGATAGCTTCGGTAAATGTTACTGCGAGGTAAACACGGTCGACGGAATTATGAGAGCGGCCAGGTTCACAGAACCTTGCGTTTCTACCGAAGGGTGTACCAAAAGCGACGCTGGAACGTTCACTTTCGAAGGAGAGTACGATCCAAGCGGCAGTGCCGACTTCGACCAAGCTTACGAGAACGATGATAGCGAGAGATTCGAAG ACACGCTTTTCTACTCGGAGTCGGTTAGACCATCACCGCGTCGCCTCCTGCGAGTTCATATCGCCAACGAAGAGTACGAGCTACGCGAAAATAGATCGCCGAATAAGAACTTGAAAAACACCGGGAGATATCGTCCAAACGCAAGGGGTCGGTTGGACGAGTATACCGATTACACTGAAGAggaggacgacgacgatgacgggACCGGTGACGACAGCAACATCGGTGACGAGGGGGACACCGACGACGTTGAAGACGAcgaggaagacgaagaggagGTGAAGACGGACTCACCGCAATATTATGATTACG ATTCCAGTGGAAATAGATTGTATGGGTTGCAAACTAAATTCGCCATGAAGCTGGCAACGCTGAATATTTTGCTCTGGTTCATCTGgtcttaa
- the LOC143363124 gene encoding uncharacterized protein LOC143363124, whose protein sequence is MKSSSNVYCLPNIGDSTSVVCKKYFLQTFGVSEGRVNTAIIKHAEGETVGNDNRAPRNDTCKKCDEYKIKLDAVSSDQEVIKKLEDEHELHLRKAEAARNSMKDYIKNAVFK, encoded by the exons ATGAAAAGTAGCAGTAACGTATACTGTTTACCCAATATTGGTGACTCTACCAGTGTTGTATGTAAGAAGTATTTTTTGCAAACTTTTGGTGTCAGTGAGGGACGCGTGAACACAGCTATAATAAAACATGCAGAAGGTGAAACTGTTGGAAATGACAATAGAG CACCGCGGAATGACACATGCAAGAAATGTGatgaatataaaattaaactaGATGCAGTAAGTAGTGACCAAGAAGTTATTAAAAAACTTGAAGATGAACATGAGTTACATTTACGAAAAGCAGAAGCAGCACGTAATTCTATGaaagattatataaaaaatgcagtgttcaaataa